From a single Apium graveolens cultivar Ventura chromosome 2, ASM990537v1, whole genome shotgun sequence genomic region:
- the LOC141685614 gene encoding uncharacterized protein LOC141685614 has product MDVTQLSQVIIFGMRGIIIEGQRLTQKGGNGYGSCSEDIEHVRHVFMECKYAKGCWECISRDIDITKVEDLSVWLLDKLGTETEVKLVHMAKILRGIWFARNKRDWDGKIMSPSVAMEISMKMVLDWRAAQSMAQGNMQTAGNIVAKDQVKWQKPPSGWYKVNVDAAIHVGSTWFKVGMVLRNDKGEFVAGMHNGFEEDVTILERKQQVCMKP; this is encoded by the exons ATGGATGTTACACAGCTAAGTCAGGTTATCATTTTTGGTATGAGAGGCATTATAATAGAGGGGCAGAGGCTGACTCAAAAGGGTGGAAACGGTTATGGAAGTTGCAG TGAAGATATTGAACATGTACGTCATGTTTTTATGGAGTGTAAATATGCAAAAGGTTGTTGGGAATGCATTAGTCGAGATATTGATATAACAAAGGTGGAGGATCTTTCTGTATGGTTGTTGGACAAACTGGGGACAGAAACTGAAGTTAAGCTAGTGCATATGGCTAAAATTCTCCGGGGGATATGGTTTGCAAGGAACAAAAGAGATTGGGATGGGAAGATAATGTCACCTTCAGTAGCAATGGAGATTAGCATGAAGATGGTTTTAGACTGGAGGGCAGCTCAGAGTATGGCTCAAGGTAATATGCAAACTGCTGGAAATATAGTAGCTAAGGATCAAGTTAAGTGGCAAAAGCCTCCTTCTGGGTGGTACAAAGTGAACGTTGACGCTGCTATACATGTGGGATCAACATGGTTTAAAGTCGGGATGGTGCTTAGAAATGATAAAGGGGAATTTGTAGCTGGTATGCACAATGGTTTTGAAGAGGATGTTACGATTCTGGAGCGGAAGCAACAGGTGTGTATGAAGCCTTGA